The genome window CATTTTTCCCCAGGAACGTATCTTGCACCTACGAGAAAAGTCGAACTACTTTGCAAGCCACACATACCTTGGTACAGACGAACAAAACAGGGAAAGAAGTCAGCACAAATTTTAAAGCAACCATTAACTTGCCCTGAGGCGGGTGTTAACCATTTCAATCAAGCCATTTTCTAGCTCAACTCCTCAAGATCACAACACAGGCAAATCTATTAGAGAAAGTGTGTACATGCCCAGGGCGGCGGTTCTTGGGTAGGGCCATCACAAGCAAATAGCCTTTCTCATACGCTCTTGGATCAAAATTCGAAAGAAACTTCAATCTTTTTGCGAGAACCCAAACACACGCAACAACCACTGGGCACATCGTAAACAACCTATCATCCCTTCACGACAACATCTATGCCTCTCGGAGATAAACAGACCAAAGATAATTATCATTAGTATTACCAGTGCGACTAGAACTATGTATGCCATTCGCATGCTAGCCATTCTACGCCAACTAGGTATCAAGgcttatcttattattagcacATAGGCATTAGCTACTATAAAATACAAAACCTCTATATCTAAGGCCAAGCTTTAAGGCCTTACCACCAGATCATATACCGCAAAGGACCTCTTAGCACCTATTACATTAGGTTTATTGCGGCATAataaaatagtaattattcCCTGAAATATAAAAACGCTTACTGCTATATTATTAGGCTATTATCATAATCTGATATCTAGAGCAGCTTACATTAATCTGAAAAGAGACTATTAACAGCTTCTTATAGTCTACGAACTACCTCTAAGCCTTATATACCTGGAAAACGTACTATTTCTGGACtaagctaatataattatcttCCCTCCTGTTCTAGCTTCCTATAATTAACCGAAATATATCAAAGACATAGTGTATAAGAGCCCCAGAAGGATATTAGACTCGATAGGAATATTTACAGATGGCTTTAAAACATAGGAGGGTTTCCGGAAAACTTGAACCAAGGCTAAACACAGAACCTCGAGGAACTGGGCCGGTTCCATACAGTAGAGAACGGCTGCTGGAACAATTGTTAGACTAAACTTGACTCACCATACTATGGTCTAGAATAAAGGCTGTTCAGTGGAAGAGATAGCTATCCGTTGATCACCAGGCAGGCAATAACAAAGCCTGGAAGTCCTGTGAGAGACAATTGCCGATTTCTATCGGAGGCTCGAGACCTGGGTTCACGCCAATTAAGTATGTATCAGCCTCGCAAGAAGCAGTTTCTGGGGTGACGGCGACCTCATCTTGAACCGTTGGCAACGGCATAAGGGCCTGTTTACTCTATGCACAACGGACCAGAAGGGTCTGAGCCATATACTTAATAACTACTAAATGGCTGAAGTCGCAACATATTGTCACCTTACGCAGCGATAGAAACACACAATTGTAAGATGATATAGGCTACTACAGAGGGCGACTTTCCATCATCTACCCAAATATAAGGACCTGGCATCTGCTTGCTTCCGAGCTGTGCAGCCCTCAACCAAATGCTTGGCTTACACTTCAACGATCAGCTTTTGAGCTGAGACACCTTTCTTCAGCCGATTTAAACCATCCTGGATGGTTTCGATACCTCTGCTGATCACCAGGGGATCTGGCTTCGGATGTAGTCTACCATCGGCGAGAGCCTCAGGTACATACTTGTGCCAGATGTAATCACCAACAGGCTTACCCTTGTCATCCATTATCTCGAAAGTCATCGCTGTGTGTTGTTAGACGTTGAGAATTAGACATTGAGAAATATATCTATGATAGAAAACTTACAGAACGTCCACTTCATATTATGGGAAACCTCTTTTGTAGGAGGCACAACCAGGCACACCTTATGCGGTCCAAGCTGATCCAAGATGGCGCCAAGGGGTTCCAACGTTTGGGGCTCGGAGATGGCATCATAGCATCCAGCGAGATCATAATCCTCTAACGCGGCCACTGCGTCGTCCACGATGGTTTCTGACTTATAGTCGAGCACGAGTGACGCACCAAGAGAGTACACTAGATCATGATTGCGCTTTGAAGCCGTCGCAACAACCTTAAAACCTGAAGCTACAGCCAACTGCACGGCCGTTGCCCCAACGCTGGAGGCACCGCCCCAGATCAGAATCGTCTTTCCAGTCCTGATCGGGTCCTTCTGCGGTAAAGGGAAAGCTAGATGGTTTGGATGATACAGACTCACAGCGGCCGTAGTGATGGCGAGAGGCAGCACCACAGCCTGTGTCAAGCTCATGTGTTCCGGGACGGGCGAGACAAGAGTTTCGTAGACCAGAGGATACCTCTGATACGCACCGAATCGAGCATCGTTAACTCCGAGAACCATGCAGTATCTGTCGAAATTACCTTTATTAGTAACGTCCGTTGATCGCGAAAGGCTAGACGGTTATTGTGGACAACAAGTGATAGGagtaaagaaagaaaagaccaGATATGAGAAAAAGCTAACCCAATCACTCGTTGCCCTTTGTGTAAATGGCTGATGCCTTCTCCGACTTCCTCAATAAGCCCACCAACATCCGCACCCATGATGAGAGGGTATTTGTTGTGGAAGAAATCAAAGTCTCTGGTAGTTTGCCACCACTCATTAGTGACTAAAACTATGTCAAAAATTGGTAACTTCATACTGGACCTTCCATTCCACGGGATTCTAAGCCATGAACTATTAGAGTTTTGGTTCCAGAACAGTACATTAAGTTGTGGCAACTTACAAGGGCAATAACTTTAGATTGAATCACGACCTGCATGGGACCAGGCTTGGGCATCGGGGCGTCTTGAACCACAAGAGGCTTGGCTTTGGAGGCTAAACTCCACGCAGCTTGGTTGGGCGACATTATGAAAATGATTGCAGTGATGTATGATTCTCTCAGCCGTTGCTCACCTCTACTACCGAGGCCGTGAGGACTCTTATATCACTCTCCTACATACAATCCTGGCAAACAGCAACTTACAAACTCTTTTCGGACCCGGACATATCGGTATTCCGAAAGATAGATGAGGGCAAGCTATGCAGATAGGTTGTCACCGGGACCGGTGTAATTAGTTGGCCATGGCTAGGGTCGGGTTGTGGGGGACGCCGATATTTCCGGCAAATCGGCACGACCGACCTAACTTCAATGCATAGTCATAAACCCGACCATTCATTTCCATCTATGCATCCAGGTGGGTTCATATCACTATATCGATTTACACGACCTTTATGTAGCGCGTTCCCGGTGTTGGCGCTCAGAGCTTCCCCTTCTAGAAAACGGAAACAGCTTAGTGCAAAGGCCCTCTGGGATGTGTCCCCAGGCGAAATAAAACCTGCCTATCTCCATACATGGCACCATCATCACTGCAGAAACTTACTATTGGCCTGACATTTCCAGCCGGTTAGTTACACTAATTAATTCTAGCTTTGCAGGATAAATTATTCGATGTCATTCATCCCGTGCCGAATACCCGCACCAGATGTACCATTTGCTTGCTTAAAGGTGGCTCATTGCCTTGATCACGGCACACAGACGTATTCCTCTGGTGCCGAGGCATGTAGATTAAAGGCACAATCAGTAAATTGAGGCTGTTCATGATGCTGGATTGACTATTGGCTATCTCTGAGCTAGGGAAGTGACTGCTGCGGCATCCAGGCCGTGCTTCCTTGAGGGACAGTCCCCCTGATACATTATGCTGTATCTGCATCTGTTTGGCACTTAGGATGGCATCTGCTGCCGTTCTTCCTTCCTTGGTGAGAACTCGGAGGGACTCGTGAAGTTGTATGTGGGGTTGATACGGGCACGGCGTTGAGGGCAGCGATGGCTGGGGAAATGACTCGTAGTTAGGCAGGCTGGGCGGCGATGGGGGCATCTCGATTTTTTCATAGTCAGCGAGGTCGATCAGAGGGAgtgtttcttcttcgtcgggTTCGCCGTCGGCAGGCGGTTAGGTAAGGTGGAAAGTGACGATATCGTCCATTTGAGGGACAGTAGAGATATCTGCCGCGTTGAGGGGTTTTGTTGCGAACCAGGCCTTTCGAATAGACTCACGGACtgactcaagaagctctaTATCTATCATAAAGccatcaatcttctcaataAGCAAATCGGTCATCTTAGAGCGAAAGATTTCAAGTGAGAGGTAGTACTATTACTTCCCTGTATGCTCCATTCACTGCTTGAACTATAGCTGCTTTAGGCCGCCGTTAACGATGACTTCCTTATTCGCTCGCCACTCCTCCTTGAGGGTCTCTATCTTCCCAAGGATAATAGATCGTATATTGCGAACATGCGCCTTTCGGTCCGTCCCAAGGCCTTCTGTAATGAACTCCTCTTGCTGGTCTCGTAGCTCCTGCAAGCTCACATTATGGATATAGTCACCTACGGGCTTTGCTCTCTTTCCTCGTTTTCTCTGGTTATATCTCTTCTCAACGTGACCGCGATGGCCATCCACATATTTCGTAATCACATCCTCGAGTAACATAGcttcgttgatgatgttgcaGACATGTTTGAGTCCCTGATGAGTTAGGGAACTGAGGATATTATGATATCTCAATCCGATATGCCGAGTAGTATCCAGAGCAGCTAAGCAGCGTGTCTCTGGTAGAAGATAAGAGTTATATATAGGATTAACTGCTTACTTTAACTTTAGCTGCTTCCCAAGGAGATAGGGGACCATAGGCCGGTCTATAGGTAGAGATATTCCTGACTTTTCGAATCCTGAGATAATATAGGTAGCTGTGAAGCCTTTATTGAAGATGTCCTGGTTTTAGGTTGATTAGTATGTGAATAGAGTTGTACTTCGGAGAACGCTGATCTATAAGGCATATGTCTATAAAGCCCCTATAAAGCCAGGGCAGTTAGAGCTAATATTTCCCTTTTGCAACGCCTCGCGAGGTTTTTTCTgatatatattctttatcGGCTAAAATACTCCTATATCTATCAATtgtattatataagttaaataagGACAAGAAAGCAACAAGAATATTAAACTTGATATAGTCCTGTCGAAAGGCAAAGCCGCCGTGACCGGAAAACCCTTCGAAAATAAGTAAGCGCCACACAAGGTCCTTCTCTTTGTCCTCATTTGATCGTTATACTGACTGAAATAGTTATTAGACTCCTTCAGGTGCTCGTTACAACTAAATGAATCCTCGAAGTCAAGCTGATAATGCTATAGAGTGGCAGATTTCTCCTAAGAGTGCCGGTTAAAGCGCTTCGCCTACTGGAGCATAATATCACCATTTAAGAATGCCAAGGCTAACTATGTAAAACGAATCTTCAGATTACTATCAATAGTTGCTCACTCTAACATAAGGAAATCTTCAAAGATCAGCCAAGGAGGAATGGTTTCCCCTACTACATTGCCCATACCAATAACAATGCAAGTTTCTCGGTCTGCAGGAGAGAGAATCTCTGCTcaagtcttcttctttatatataaaataaggCACTACACCTACTCTCCCTAAGATTCCTACTTTAACTCCTGCTTATTCAGCGTTCCAGCACTCAGAAGTTCCAATCTTAAGCTTTGTAATAACTTCAGCAAGTTGCTAGAACCACTTTTTCATATTCTCAATGCCTGCTTCCTCATGTGCCACGTGAGACTGCTCCTTCGCCTTTAGTAACGCTGTATCAAGTTCAGGATAATCATCAAGGAAGCAGCTATACCACAGATCTCTAATAGCAGctttaatactattaatagAAAGTTCTATACTTAGTAGTTATAAcataagtattatataatatacaTAATAAGCGAGTAGACCAGATAAGTAAGTGGACTAAAAATCCCTTACCCtataatatttctatttaattaattaatccttaactattaattatatcttaattaaataaagaggcaaatattattcttgcacttcaggcCTATTAAAATAACCCAGAATTAGGTCTCTATTACGCAGCTAAGATATACCAGGCCTCCTATGGTTCACTTTGGCGCCAAACCTATGGCATTtcttcttaatataatactacaCCTAAGTCACAGAAACTATCTAATCTAGAGaaataagctattatttGATTTATCCTTGACCtagatttataaggatttcCCCTGCGACtatatagtattaaagaaatagctaattaattacttactaattataatatattatctattAGTAAGCACTAGGCctttaactttattaagtaatataaagagcttaagatatatttttattaaagatataaCTACTAGAAGGCTAAATATAAGgatttaattattatttgTAAttagtttaggcttatataaaatataattataaagtataatatctaattagataatatctagaactttaataagactggctttataataggtataattttaagtaatatagttATTACTAGCTTAGAGAGGCAAAAAAGactaaaattaatatagcctAGAAATTAGgaataagttataataatttaagtaattaatacAGAAGGCtaggtaattaatttatttattataattataagctaatattatcttactaattagtattaagaaaGTAACCTCCTGGCTActtaggctattattataacctaaaatagttaaataaataataagataggtCTTAAGTAGCtaaagtactttaattaatatataactaactaattagttagtaattattatcttctaatccttaatagctataaaaactactatttaattaactttaaaatatattataaagagaataatataattatattctatatGCTATCTTATTCTTCCTACCTGCTTTAGCCCCTTAATATTAGGTACTTTAGGCCGCTAAAAAaggtatataattaagaaataaactATCTAATTCGAAGGTCTATTACCTATATTTCTAAGATT of Fusarium oxysporum Fo47 chromosome I, complete sequence contains these proteins:
- a CDS encoding chaperonin 10-like protein translates to MSPNQAAWSLASKAKPLVVQDAPMPKPGPMQVVIQSKVIALNPVEWKVQDFDFFHNKYPLIMGADVGGLIEEVGEGISHLHKGQRVIGYCMVLGVNDARFGAYQRYPLVYETLVSPVPEHMSLTQAVVLPLAITTAAVSLYHPNHLAFPLPQKDPIRTGKTILIWGGASSVGATAVQLAVASGFKVVATASKRNHDLVYSLGASLVLDYKSETIVDDAVAALEDYDLAGCYDAISEPQTLEPLGAILDQLGPHKVCLVVPPTKEVSHNMKWTFSMTFEIMDDKGKPVGDYIWHKYVPEALADGRLHPKPDPLVISRGIETIQDGLNRLKKGVSAQKLIVEV